A genomic segment from Nematostella vectensis chromosome 6, jaNemVect1.1, whole genome shotgun sequence encodes:
- the LOC5515100 gene encoding fibroblast growth factor receptor 1 yields the protein MMVAWPWTPRLLVVLVIFSQPIAIQGSKGVPKQCLDKYTDCVRQSQFQLCKKTVLTPEANVTILSVTQNKAKIRCVDYNYHNVIITPLFSWIRWSRPGDLELERLDLDNGSFRHVDNDGKKYSIESIVHKQDIHAQILTINDLNESDYQLYTCVICTHYGRSHHSIRLEPPVYATTKPVVPNMRPTNQPPSHPNHVTSRRALSPDPRTNRVSAIVFFVVGSLLVLAIIMAVALLIKYKFFKGTPPEEPTSPQPLFQESPVYSPVLTKHDSSERRSQRQCSSSTFTSSLRSSTSSATTPFKLRRNSSRSPANSGMTYISEISDGPEEVFEPPFDEEWEIARENIVLREKIGEGAFGLVVKGIVYGLPDKPSSCTVAVKTIKEDASIEEFNDFVSEIETMKSIGNHTNIINMVGVCSVDGPLLLIVEHAMHGNLRDFLRKHRGTHKDASQNNNLYMTPGNSLIIKNLLPMAYQAAKGMQYLASKKCIHRDLAARNVLLADDYVLKIADFGLSRNLRETDYYRKTTHGRLPVMWLSIEALFDQKYTLMSDVWSFGVLLWEIYTLGCMPYPGIPVERLFELLKTGYRMSAPTECPPEIYTLMLQCWSENPADRPTMELVAKELDRMLATSSSLEYLDILPNTSNETLFIQDDFITKQETVV from the exons ATGATGGTGGCATGGCCGTGGACACCTCGTTTGTTGGTGGTTTTAGTGATCTTCTCTCAACCTATCGCCATACAAG GATCAAAAGGAGTTCCAAAGCAATGTTTGGATAAGTACACGGACTGTGTACGACAAAGCCAATTCCAGTTAT GCAAGAAAACGGTATTAACGCCTGAAGCAAACGTGACAATATTGTCTGTAACTCAAAACAAGGCAAAAATACGATGTGTGGATTACAACTACCACAACGTGATCATCACACCCCTCTTCAGCTGGATCAGATGGTCACGTCCAGGAGATCTGGAACTAGAGCGTCTCGATCTGGACAACGGTAGCTTCCGTCACGTTGACAATGACGGGAAGAAGTACTCAATCGAGTCCATTGTACACAAGCAGGACATACATGCGCAGATATTGACTATCAACGACCTGAACGAGTCGGACTATCAGCTCTACACTTGTGTTATCTGTACACATTATGGGAGGAGTCATCACAGTATACGTCTAGAACCACCAGTATATG CTACTACTAAACCAGTGGTCCCCAACATGAGACCGACCAATCAACCACCGTCCCAcccaaatcacgtgaccagcaGACGGGCTTTGAGTCCAGACCCTCGCACCAACCGAGTGTCTGCAATCGTGTTCTTCGTGGTGGGATCCCTCCTCGTCCTTGCCATCATCATGGCAGTGGCACTTCTCATAAAGTACAAGTTTTTCAAGGGGACACCACCAGAGGAACCCACCAGCCCTCAGCCTCTTTTCCAAGAGTCTCCAGTATACTCTCCAGTCCTGACTAAACATGATTCTAGCGAAAGACGTTCGCAGAGACAATGTAGTTCTTCCACGTTCACGTCAAGTCTACGCAGCTCGACCAGTTCGGCCACAACTCCCTTCAAGTTGCGCCGTAACAGCAGCCGCTCGCCTGCCAATTCCGGGATGACGTATATATCGGAGATTTCAGACGGCCCCGAAG AAGTGTTTGAGCCGCCATTTGACGAGGAATGGGAAATTGCCAGGGAGAACATCGTACTAAGGGAGAAAATAGGCGAAGGTGCATTTGGACTCGTCGTAAAAGGGATCGTTTATGGGCTTCCTGACAAGCCATCAAGTTGTACAGTCGCCGTCAAGACTATCAAAG AAGACGCCTCGATTGAGGAGTTCAATGACTTCGTGTCAGAGATCGAAACCATGAAATCCATCGGTAACCACACCAATATTATCAACATGGTGGGAGTGTGCTCAGTGGATG GCCCTCTTCTTTTAATTGTTGAGCATGCAATGCACGGGAATCTGCGAGATTTCCTTCGCAAACACCGTGGAACGCACAAAGACGCTTCGCAAAACAACAACCTTTACATGACCCCCGGAAACTCTCTGATCATCAAAAACTTATTGCCGATGGCGTACCAGGCTGCCAAAGGCATGCAGTACCTTGCATCAAAGAAG TGTATTCACAGAGACCTGGCTGCACGTAACGTCTTACTGGCAGATGATTACGTTCTGAAAATCGCTGATTTCGGCTTGTCGAGGAACCTCAGGGAAACGGATTACTACAGAAAAACAACGCAT GGTCGACTGCCTGTGATGTGGCTATCTATTGAGGCCTTGTTTGACCAAAAGTACACTCTGATGAGCGATGT GTGGTCTTTTGGGGTTTTACTCTGGGAGATCTACACATTAG GTTGCATGCCATACCCTGGTATTCCTGTGGAGAGGCTTTTTGAACTTTTAAAGACTGGCTACAGAATGTCGGCACCAACTGAGTGCCCCCCAGAGAT TTATACGTTGATGTTGCAATGCTGGAGCGAGAATCCTGCGGACAGGCCGACTATGGAGCTGGTCGCCAAGGAGTTGGACCGGATGCTCGCTACCTCGTCCAGTTTG gAGTATCTGGACATCCTCCCAAACACTTCCAATGAAACGTTATTTATTCAAGAcgattttattacaaaacaGGAAACTGTCGTTTGA